One window of Nicotiana tomentosiformis chromosome 11, ASM39032v3, whole genome shotgun sequence genomic DNA carries:
- the LOC104093575 gene encoding NAC domain-containing protein 90, with protein sequence MVEISPGFRFYPTEEELISFYLHNKLEGKRPELDRVIPVVTIYNLDPWHLPNLPGELCMGDTEQWFFFVPRQEREARGGRPCRTTTSGYWKATGSPTYVYSSESKVIGVKKSMVFYKGKAPTGRKTKWKMNEYRAIEQETSTSSTFSIPKLRHEMSLCRVYVISGSFRAFDRRPVEAVTRERAAVKNQEAGGRDNIISVKNERKIETISYPESSAMEEEYLNLHNQVPINEARINSHNMVKSDVQPLMSGWEQINWM encoded by the exons ATGGTGGAAATTTCACCAGGTTTTCGATTCTACCCAACTGAAGAAGAGTTAATATCTTTCTATTTGCACAACAAGTTAGAAGGAAAGAGGCCAGAGCTTGATAGAGTAATCCCAGTTGTTACCATTTATAATCTTGACCCTTGGCATCTACCAA aCTTGCCCGGGGAGTTATGCATGGGAGATACAGAGcaatggtttttctttgtgccgagGCAAGAAAGAGAAGCTAGAGGAGGAAGACCTTGTAGGACTACTACTTCTGGTTATTGGAAAGCTACTGGTTCTCCTACTTACGTTTACTCTTCAGAGAGTAAAGTGATTGGGGTGAAGAAAAGTATGGTATTTTACAAAGGGAAAGCTCCAACTGGGAGAAAAACTAAGTGGAAGATGAATGAGTACAGAGCTATTGAACAAGAAACTTCCACCTCTTCAACCTTTTCTATTCCTAAG TTAAGGCATGAAATGAGTTTATGTCGAGTTTATGTCATATCAGGAAGCTTTCGAGCATTTGATAGACGACCAGTGGAAGCAGTGACAAGGGAAAGAGCAGCAGTTAAAAATCAAGAAGCAGGTGGTAGAGATAATATTATTTCTGTCAAAAATGAGAGGAAGATCGAGACGATAAGTTACCCCGAAAGCTCGGCAATGGAAGAAGAATATCTTAATCTTCATAATCAAGTCCCCATTAATGAAGCAAGAATCAACTCCCACAACATGGTTAAAAGTGATGTTCAGCCTCTCATGAGTGGTTGGGAACAAATTAATTGGATGTAA